A section of the Clostridium felsineum DSM 794 genome encodes:
- a CDS encoding asparaginase — translation MKKVAVIFNGGTISMKFDKKVKAAVPALTGEEIMSMVTGIENFAEIESFNFSEFPGPHMTPEKMMELSKFVKNILEREDIVGAVVTHGTDSLEETAYFLDLTIKSEKPVVVTGSMRNSSELGYDGPANLSASICTAISKGAKNKGVLVCFSDELNSASEVTKVHSMHLNAFESPDFGPLGIVDTNKPIFYRDTVYNDYIETDKVESKVALIKAAVGMDSDFIDFAIEKGYKGIVIEAMGRGNVPPNMVDGIKRAIDKDIPVVLVSRCYKGRVLDSYGYHGGGKELRNMGVIFGDNLPGQKARIKLMVALGRTKKINEIREIFEEDFYRIYK, via the coding sequence ATGAAAAAGGTTGCAGTAATATTCAATGGAGGCACAATATCAATGAAATTTGATAAAAAGGTGAAGGCAGCGGTCCCTGCCCTTACAGGAGAGGAAATAATGTCTATGGTAACAGGTATAGAAAACTTTGCCGAGATTGAATCCTTTAATTTTTCTGAATTTCCAGGACCACATATGACTCCAGAAAAAATGATGGAACTATCAAAGTTTGTTAAAAATATCCTAGAAAGAGAAGATATTGTTGGAGCAGTAGTTACACATGGTACAGATTCATTAGAAGAAACTGCATATTTTCTAGATCTTACAATAAAAAGTGAAAAGCCTGTAGTTGTAACTGGTTCAATGAGAAATAGTTCTGAACTTGGTTATGATGGTCCGGCTAATCTTTCTGCTTCTATATGTACAGCCATATCTAAAGGTGCTAAAAACAAAGGAGTCTTAGTTTGCTTTAGTGACGAGCTTAATAGTGCATCAGAAGTTACAAAAGTACATTCTATGCATCTTAATGCCTTTGAAAGCCCTGATTTTGGGCCTCTTGGTATAGTGGATACTAATAAGCCTATATTTTACAGAGATACTGTATATAATGATTACATAGAGACAGATAAAGTGGAATCTAAAGTTGCATTAATAAAAGCAGCAGTGGGAATGGATTCTGATTTTATAGATTTTGCAATTGAAAAAGGATATAAAGGAATTGTAATTGAAGCAATGGGCAGGGGTAATGTACCACCTAATATGGTAGATGGTATTAAAAGAGCCATAGATAAAGATATACCAGTAGTTCTTGTGTCACGCTGCTATAAAGGAAGGGTTCTAGATTCCTATGGATACCATGGTGGAGGAAAAGAACTTAGAAATATGGGAGTTATTTTTGGAGATAATCTTCCTGGACAAAAGGCAAGAATAAAGCTTATGGTTGCACTTGGAAGGACAAAGAAAATCAATGAAATAAGAGAAATATTTGAAGAGGATTTTTATAGAATATATAAGTAA
- a CDS encoding aminotransferase class I/II-fold pyridoxal phosphate-dependent enzyme encodes MIKVNNRLKTIDEYHFKKIEDKKRKLIKNGMRIIDLGIGDPDLVLNEDIKKELVKALDIKDVNKYPPYSGIEKLKLQVIKYYEDVFSIKLDLDEVIITIGSKEGISSLLPSISDIGDYVIVPNPGYQVYTAASNLWGAVPYKIPLTEKNNYLPKLKEIPESVARKSKIFFINYPNNPTGAEAGEDFYKDIINFCERRNILLVNDSAYNEIIKKESTPISLLQSDKNKSMIEIGSISKTYNMTGFRIGYVVGNRHVIKALLKVKSNIDSGQFVPIQYAAAKAISLDRDEINKSREIYDNRRNIAKKILKQKGIKYFDANATFYVWCSVPKGYSTDEFCDKLLTDYGVVVTPGYCFGNLGYNFFRIALTTNIENIETALSKFEDFK; translated from the coding sequence ATGATTAAAGTAAATAATAGACTTAAAACCATAGATGAATATCATTTTAAAAAGATAGAAGATAAGAAAAGAAAGCTCATAAAAAATGGGATGAGGATAATAGATTTAGGTATTGGAGATCCTGATTTAGTACTTAATGAAGATATAAAAAAGGAATTGGTAAAGGCTTTAGATATTAAAGATGTTAATAAATACCCACCTTATAGTGGAATAGAAAAGCTTAAATTACAAGTTATAAAATATTATGAAGACGTTTTTAGTATAAAATTAGATTTAGATGAAGTAATAATTACAATAGGTTCAAAGGAAGGTATAAGTAGTCTATTACCTTCTATTTCTGATATTGGTGATTATGTAATAGTTCCAAATCCAGGCTATCAGGTGTATACTGCTGCATCAAATTTATGGGGGGCAGTACCTTATAAAATTCCACTTACAGAAAAAAACAATTATCTTCCTAAATTAAAAGAAATACCAGAGAGCGTAGCTAGAAAAAGTAAAATTTTCTTTATTAATTATCCCAATAACCCTACAGGAGCAGAGGCAGGCGAAGATTTTTATAAAGATATAATAAACTTTTGTGAAAGAAGAAATATACTTTTAGTTAATGATTCAGCCTATAACGAAATAATAAAGAAAGAATCCACACCTATTAGTTTGCTTCAAAGTGATAAAAATAAAAGCATGATAGAAATTGGGAGTATATCAAAAACTTATAATATGACAGGTTTTAGGATAGGATATGTGGTAGGAAATAGACATGTAATAAAAGCTCTTCTAAAGGTTAAAAGTAATATAGACTCAGGACAATTTGTACCTATACAATATGCAGCAGCAAAAGCTATTAGTTTAGATAGAGATGAAATAAATAAATCACGAGAAATATACGATAATAGAAGAAACATTGCAAAAAAAATACTAAAACAAAAAGGAATAAAGTATTTTGATGCAAATGCAACCTTTTATGTTTGGTGCAGTGTTCCAAAAGGATACTCTACAGATGAATTTTGTGATAAACTTCTTACTGATTATGGGGTTGTGGTAACACCTGGATATTGTTTTGGAAATTTAGGATATAATTTTTTTAGAATTGCCCTTACCACTAATATTGAAAATATTGAAACAGCATTGAGCAAATTTGAAGATTTTAAATGA
- a CDS encoding YicC/YloC family endoribonuclease produces the protein MIRSMTGFGRASNDNGKLGFNVEIKSVNHRYFDLNIKLPRNLISLEQKIRKEVGNKIKRGKVDIFITQNIYDSSCSNVSFNKSLANSYFKCLKQIKEEFNVLDDISVSLISKFPDVINIAQDEENLDEISEILLTPLNEALEKMLVMREKEGMKLKEDIERKCSNIEELVSKVEARAPYTVENYKSRLEERVKDLLTDNQVDEARLAMEVTIFADKSCIDEEIVRLKSHMVQFKSTLLKDEPVGRKLDFIVQEMNREANTINSKSNDIDIVHCVLDIKNEIEKIREQIQNIE, from the coding sequence ATGATAAGAAGCATGACGGGATTTGGTAGAGCTTCTAATGATAATGGTAAACTTGGATTTAATGTTGAAATTAAAAGTGTAAATCATAGGTATTTTGATTTAAATATAAAGTTGCCTAGAAATCTTATTTCTCTTGAACAAAAAATAAGAAAAGAAGTAGGAAATAAGATAAAAAGAGGTAAGGTAGATATATTTATAACCCAAAATATTTATGACAGTAGCTGTTCAAATGTAAGTTTTAATAAATCTCTTGCTAACAGTTACTTTAAATGTTTAAAACAGATAAAAGAAGAGTTTAATGTGTTAGATGATATATCTGTCTCACTTATATCAAAGTTTCCTGATGTAATTAACATAGCTCAAGATGAGGAAAATTTAGATGAAATTTCTGAAATACTTCTAACTCCTCTTAATGAAGCTCTTGAAAAAATGTTAGTTATGAGAGAAAAAGAAGGAATGAAACTTAAAGAGGATATAGAGCGTAAGTGTTCTAATATTGAAGAATTGGTTTCAAAGGTAGAGGCTAGGGCTCCTTATACAGTAGAAAATTATAAAAGCAGGCTTGAGGAAAGAGTAAAAGATTTACTCACTGATAATCAAGTAGATGAAGCTAGACTTGCAATGGAGGTGACAATTTTTGCAGATAAATCCTGCATAGACGAAGAGATAGTAAGACTTAAAAGTCACATGGTACAGTTTAAAAGTACGCTTTTAAAAGATGAACCAGTCGGAAGGAAGTTAGACTTCATAGTTCAAGAAATGAATAGGGAAGCTAATACGATAAATTCAAAATCAAACGATATCGATATAGTTCACTGTGTTCTTGATATAAAAAACGAAATAGAAAAAATAAGAGAACAAATTCAAAATATAGAGTAA
- the remA gene encoding extracellular matrix/biofilm regulator RemA: MDIKLINIGFGNIVSANRLVAIVSPESAPIKRIIQEARDRGMLIDATYGRRTRAVIITDSDHVILSAVQPETVAHRLSTKDDGSNTVEEVEE; the protein is encoded by the coding sequence ATGGATATAAAATTAATAAACATAGGTTTTGGAAATATAGTTTCAGCAAATAGGTTAGTTGCAATAGTTAGTCCAGAATCAGCACCGATAAAGAGAATAATACAAGAAGCAAGAGATAGAGGAATGTTAATTGATGCTACTTATGGAAGAAGAACAAGAGCTGTAATAATAACAGACAGTGATCATGTAATATTATCAGCAGTTCAACCTGAAACTGTAGCACATAGACTATCAACAAAAGATGATGGAAGTAACACAGTAGAAGAGGTAGAAGAATAA
- the gmk gene encoding guanylate kinase has protein sequence MSKKGLLIVISGPSGAGKGTICKALMKEQQFWLSVSATTRSPRKGEVEGKSYYFLTVDDFKSKIAKDGFLEYAQVYDNYYGTPKKNVCEKIDKGENVILEIDIQGALKVKENYPEGVFIFILPPSMEELKKRIIGRGSETEKSLMTRFKSAYKEINYVSKYNYAVINDTVDSAVQKINSIIIAEKCRVDRIKDNIIDSKEGKIHEQFYD, from the coding sequence ATGTCAAAAAAAGGATTGTTGATTGTTATTTCGGGTCCTTCAGGCGCAGGCAAAGGAACCATTTGCAAGGCTCTTATGAAAGAACAACAATTTTGGCTGTCAGTTTCAGCAACAACAAGATCACCTAGAAAGGGTGAAGTTGAAGGTAAAAGCTATTATTTTTTGACAGTAGATGATTTTAAGAGTAAAATAGCTAAAGATGGCTTTTTAGAGTATGCACAGGTGTATGATAATTACTATGGAACACCTAAGAAAAATGTATGTGAAAAGATTGATAAGGGTGAAAATGTAATACTTGAAATAGACATTCAAGGTGCGCTTAAAGTCAAGGAAAATTATCCTGAAGGAGTATTTATATTTATACTTCCGCCTTCTATGGAGGAGCTTAAAAAGAGGATAATAGGAAGAGGAAGCGAAACAGAAAAATCGCTTATGACAAGATTTAAATCTGCGTATAAAGAAATAAATTATGTATCAAAATATAATTATGCGGTTATAAATGATACTGTAGACAGTGCTGTACAAAAAATAAACAGCATCATAATAGCAGAAAAATGTAGAGTGGATAGAATAAAAGATAATATAATTGATTCTAAGGAGGGAAAAATTCATGAACAATTCTATGATTAA
- the rpoZ gene encoding DNA-directed RNA polymerase subunit omega, producing MNNSMINPSVVDLKKKTGDRYSLVVITSKRARQIIAGDKPLVDIDSNKALTIAINELDQDKVNFNLVNEGIK from the coding sequence ATGAACAATTCTATGATTAATCCATCAGTAGTAGACTTAAAGAAAAAAACAGGAGATAGATATTCTCTTGTAGTTATAACATCTAAAAGAGCAAGACAAATAATTGCTGGAGATAAACCTCTTGTGGACATTGATAGTAATAAAGCACTTACAATTGCAATAAACGAACTAGATCAAGACAAAGTGAATTTTAATTTGGTAAACGAAGGTATAAAATAA
- the coaBC gene encoding bifunctional phosphopantothenoylcysteine decarboxylase/phosphopantothenate--cysteine ligase CoaBC, protein MESKNVVIGVSGGIAVYKALDVISRLKKLSFGVDVIMTESACKFVTPLSFQSLSGNKVISDMFEEPKSWEIQHISLAKKADILVVVPATANIIGKVANGIADDMLSTTIMAAYGRCPIVFAPAMNTNMYKNPIVQRNIKILKEYGYIFIEPDKGRLACGDVGEGKLADTELIYENIKSILYSKKDLANKKVVVTAGPTIAPIDPVRYITNHSTGKMGYAIAEEARDRGAKVTLISGETSLKPPFGVDFIKVSTNEEMMKKVLDEFEHSDIVIKSAAVADYKAKSYSELKIKKASDNLNIEFIKDNDILKKLGEIKKNQILVGFAAESNDLIENAKAKLTKKNLDYIVANNILEKDAGFASDENKVIILGKDGSKFELNKMSKRKVAENLFDLLSKKR, encoded by the coding sequence ATGGAATCTAAAAATGTAGTTATTGGTGTAAGTGGAGGCATAGCAGTATATAAAGCACTCGATGTTATAAGCCGCTTAAAAAAGTTAAGCTTTGGTGTTGATGTTATAATGACAGAGTCCGCTTGTAAGTTTGTAACACCACTTAGTTTTCAAAGCCTAAGTGGAAATAAAGTTATAAGTGATATGTTTGAAGAACCAAAATCTTGGGAAATTCAACATATATCCTTAGCAAAGAAGGCTGATATATTAGTAGTAGTACCAGCTACAGCAAATATAATTGGTAAAGTGGCAAATGGAATAGCTGATGATATGCTTTCAACAACCATAATGGCAGCCTACGGAAGATGTCCAATAGTGTTTGCACCAGCAATGAATACAAACATGTATAAAAATCCTATTGTACAGAGGAATATAAAGATTCTAAAGGAATATGGATATATTTTTATAGAACCTGATAAAGGAAGATTAGCTTGTGGAGATGTTGGCGAGGGAAAACTAGCTGATACTGAGCTTATCTATGAGAATATCAAAAGCATTCTATATAGTAAAAAGGATTTAGCTAATAAAAAAGTTGTGGTTACAGCTGGGCCTACTATAGCACCAATTGATCCTGTAAGATATATAACTAATCATTCCACGGGTAAAATGGGCTATGCCATTGCAGAAGAAGCAAGGGATAGGGGAGCTAAGGTCACACTTATAAGTGGAGAAACTAGTTTAAAACCACCGTTTGGAGTGGACTTCATCAAAGTATCCACTAATGAAGAAATGATGAAAAAGGTTCTAGATGAATTTGAACATAGTGATATAGTTATAAAATCGGCAGCAGTAGCAGATTATAAAGCTAAAAGCTATAGTGAATTAAAAATAAAAAAAGCTAGCGATAATTTAAACATAGAATTTATAAAAGATAATGACATACTAAAAAAACTAGGTGAAATAAAGAAAAATCAAATTTTGGTTGGTTTCGCAGCAGAAAGCAATGATTTAATTGAAAATGCTAAAGCTAAGCTAACTAAAAAGAATTTGGATTACATAGTAGCTAATAATATATTAGAAAAAGATGCAGGATTTGCTAGTGATGAAAACAAGGTTATAATACTAGGAAAAGACGGAAGCAAATTTGAGCTAAACAAAATGTCCAAAAGAAAAGTTGCAGAGAATTTATTCGATTTATTAAGTAAAAAGCGCTAA
- the priA gene encoding primosomal protein N', with protein MYNFAGIIINNEVTSLDRVFTYKIPEELKESIKIGQLVKVPFGNANKKLYGFIINLKEENEENIKLKNISSIESKEPVITDKDLRLISYMKKKYLCTYIECIRLIIPTGIMKGMKPKTTDVVFLSGSGLKGSLRKDIYETIYKKVEENNGVYNRSQLSKKFNISLSSINTMIKHGVLKISEKTLTRYDNRVYDSYDEKKLNEYQEEAVNRILYSNKKKFLIHGVTGSGKTEIYMHLVKNMIEEGKQSIILVPEISLTPQMIERFKGRFGLNVAVFHSKLSDGERYDEWTRVKNGEVKVAVGARSALFLPFNNLGLIVIDEEHEGSYKSESDPKYSAIEVAEMKSKIEDCTLVLGSATPAIETYYKALKEEYYLITLDRRADGAVMPEVSVVDMREELRQNNKSVFSKSLYEAIYETLEKNEQIILFLNRRGYSTFVSCRKCGYVFKCKNCDVSMTYHNNKGYLICHYCGSTQRIPRTCPKCGSKYVKYFGAGTERIEREIKKLFPDARTVRMDRDTTVRKDSYERIYNAFKNKEFDILIGTQMIAKGLDFKDVTLVGVVAADLTLNLPDYKASERTFQLLCQVSGRSGRGSKKGKVIIQTYSPESYAIEYSAKNDYKSFFKEEIKLRHDMDYPPFNKLLLLNFSSKDEKLLIKNIQIVGDFLKNKAKEYSNIYILGPCPSPISKINEAYRWQIVVKGDIDYELASFIKKSIYELLKKVYNNIRISLDINPLSLL; from the coding sequence GTGTATAATTTTGCAGGTATTATAATAAATAATGAAGTTACATCTCTAGATAGAGTATTTACTTATAAAATTCCAGAAGAGTTAAAAGAGAGTATAAAAATAGGTCAACTTGTTAAGGTACCCTTTGGAAATGCTAACAAAAAACTATATGGTTTCATAATTAATCTTAAGGAAGAAAACGAAGAGAATATAAAACTGAAAAACATATCATCAATAGAGAGTAAAGAGCCGGTTATAACAGATAAAGATTTAAGGCTTATTAGTTATATGAAAAAAAAGTATCTATGTACATATATAGAATGTATAAGGCTTATAATACCTACTGGAATTATGAAAGGTATGAAGCCTAAAACTACTGATGTGGTATTTTTAAGTGGCAGCGGTCTTAAAGGCAGCTTAAGAAAAGATATTTACGAGACAATATACAAAAAAGTAGAAGAAAACAATGGAGTCTACAATAGAAGTCAATTGAGTAAGAAATTTAATATTTCATTGTCATCTATTAATACAATGATAAAGCATGGGGTACTTAAAATATCAGAAAAAACTTTAACAAGATATGATAATAGAGTCTATGACTCTTACGATGAAAAAAAACTCAACGAATATCAAGAAGAAGCAGTAAACAGGATACTTTATTCTAACAAAAAAAAGTTTTTAATTCATGGAGTTACTGGTAGTGGAAAAACAGAAATATACATGCATTTAGTAAAAAATATGATTGAAGAAGGTAAACAATCTATAATATTAGTTCCCGAAATATCCCTTACACCTCAAATGATAGAAAGGTTTAAGGGAAGGTTTGGACTAAATGTAGCGGTTTTTCACAGTAAGCTTTCTGATGGGGAAAGATACGATGAATGGACTAGAGTAAAAAATGGAGAAGTTAAAGTAGCAGTTGGAGCAAGATCTGCACTTTTTTTGCCTTTTAATAATTTGGGATTAATTGTAATAGATGAGGAACACGAAGGAAGCTACAAATCAGAAAGTGATCCTAAATATAGTGCTATAGAAGTGGCAGAAATGAAAAGCAAGATAGAGGATTGCACACTTGTTTTGGGTTCCGCTACCCCAGCAATTGAAACTTATTATAAGGCATTAAAAGAAGAGTATTACTTAATTACTCTTGATCGTCGAGCAGATGGAGCAGTGATGCCAGAGGTTTCGGTTGTAGATATGAGAGAAGAGCTAAGGCAAAATAACAAGTCTGTGTTTAGTAAAAGTTTATATGAAGCTATTTATGAAACACTAGAAAAAAATGAGCAAATAATACTTTTTCTAAATAGAAGAGGTTATTCAACCTTTGTTTCTTGTAGAAAATGTGGATATGTTTTTAAATGCAAAAATTGTGATGTTTCCATGACCTATCATAATAATAAGGGATATCTTATATGCCATTATTGCGGTAGTACTCAGAGAATTCCAAGAACATGTCCTAAATGCGGAAGTAAATATGTAAAATATTTTGGAGCGGGGACGGAGAGAATAGAAAGAGAAATAAAAAAGCTTTTTCCAGATGCAAGAACTGTAAGAATGGACAGAGATACAACTGTAAGAAAAGATTCCTATGAGAGAATATACAATGCCTTTAAAAATAAAGAATTTGATATCTTAATTGGAACTCAAATGATAGCAAAGGGATTGGATTTTAAAGATGTTACATTAGTTGGAGTAGTAGCAGCTGATTTGACTTTGAATTTGCCAGATTATAAAGCATCGGAAAGAACATTTCAACTTTTGTGCCAGGTGAGTGGAAGATCAGGAAGAGGAAGTAAAAAGGGTAAAGTTATAATACAAACCTATTCTCCTGAAAGCTATGCCATAGAATACTCAGCTAAAAATGACTACAAAAGCTTTTTTAAAGAAGAAATTAAATTGCGGCATGATATGGATTATCCACCATTCAATAAGCTGCTTTTATTAAATTTTAGTTCTAAAGATGAAAAATTATTAATAAAAAATATACAAATAGTTGGTGATTTCTTAAAAAATAAGGCTAAAGAATATAGTAATATCTATATATTGGGACCTTGTCCATCACCAATCTCTAAAATTAATGAAGCTTACAGATGGCAAATAGTAGTAAAAGGTGACATAGATTATGAATTAGCAAGCTTTATAAAAAAATCTATTTATGAATTGTTGAAAAAAGTTTATAATAATATAAGAATATCATTAGATATAAACCCTTTGAGTTTATTATAA
- the def gene encoding peptide deformylase, protein MAIRNIRKYGDDLLRKKSRKIEKIDKRLLTLIDDMFETMYNADGVGLAAPQVGILKRLVVIDVGEGPVVLINPEIIEQKGSYVDFEGCLSIPERQGEVERPTYVKAKALNEKGEEIIIEAEDLFARAICHETDHLNGVLFVDKVIESEEE, encoded by the coding sequence ATGGCTATACGTAATATAAGAAAATATGGTGATGATTTATTAAGAAAAAAAAGTAGAAAAATAGAGAAGATAGATAAAAGATTATTAACTCTTATAGATGATATGTTTGAGACAATGTATAATGCAGATGGAGTTGGACTTGCTGCACCACAGGTTGGAATACTTAAAAGACTTGTAGTAATAGATGTAGGAGAAGGTCCAGTAGTTTTAATAAATCCTGAAATAATAGAACAAAAAGGATCATATGTAGATTTTGAAGGCTGCTTAAGTATTCCAGAAAGACAAGGTGAAGTTGAGAGACCCACATATGTCAAAGCAAAGGCATTAAATGAAAAGGGTGAGGAAATTATAATAGAAGCTGAAGATTTGTTTGCAAGAGCTATATGTCATGAAACAGATCATTTAAATGGAGTTTTATTTGTAGATAAAGTAATTGAAAGTGAGGAAGAGTAA
- the fmt gene encoding methionyl-tRNA formyltransferase, which yields MGTPEFSVPSLKKLIEKYDVKAVLTQPDKPKGRGKKLSMSEVKEVAIENNIPVFQPIKLKNDTEVINKLKEIAPDFIIVVAFGQILSKEVLDIPKYACINLHASLLPSYRGAAPINWAIINGEKKTGNTTMFMAEGLDTGDMLLKDEVDIEENMTAGELHDILMNRGADLLVKTIDEFVKGNIKPEKQGTPKTEYAAMLSKETGKINWNEKSETICNLIRGLNPWPLAYSSYNDKVMKIHEAKVLDSLPEGEPGLITNVDKEGIQVNSKNGRILITKIQFPGKKSMKVGEYIKGNNIDKGVVLK from the coding sequence ATGGGGACACCGGAATTTTCAGTGCCATCACTAAAAAAGCTTATAGAAAAATATGATGTAAAGGCGGTCTTAACTCAGCCGGATAAACCAAAAGGTCGTGGTAAAAAGCTATCTATGTCCGAAGTTAAAGAAGTGGCCATAGAAAATAATATTCCAGTGTTTCAACCAATCAAATTAAAAAATGATACAGAGGTTATAAATAAGTTAAAGGAAATAGCACCTGATTTTATAATTGTAGTGGCTTTTGGTCAGATTTTATCAAAAGAGGTTCTCGATATACCTAAATATGCCTGCATAAATCTACATGCGTCTCTTTTACCAAGTTATAGAGGTGCTGCACCTATAAATTGGGCAATAATAAATGGAGAAAAGAAAACAGGAAACACAACTATGTTTATGGCAGAAGGACTAGACACAGGAGATATGCTTCTTAAGGATGAAGTTGATATAGAAGAAAACATGACAGCGGGAGAATTACATGACATCTTAATGAATAGAGGAGCAGATCTTTTAGTAAAAACTATAGATGAGTTCGTTAAGGGAAACATAAAACCGGAAAAGCAGGGCACGCCAAAGACTGAATATGCAGCTATGCTATCTAAAGAAACAGGAAAGATAAACTGGAATGAAAAAAGTGAGACCATATGTAACCTTATACGAGGTTTAAACCCATGGCCTCTTGCATATTCTAGCTATAATGATAAAGTTATGAAAATTCATGAAGCAAAGGTTTTAGATAGTTTGCCAGAAGGAGAACCAGGTCTTATAACCAATGTAGATAAAGAAGGTATACAGGTTAATTCTAAGAATGGCAGAATTTTAATTACAAAAATTCAGTTTCCAGGTAAAAAATCTATGAAAGTTGGAGAATATATAAAGGGAAACAATATAGATAAGGGAGTTGTTTTAAAATAA
- a CDS encoding zinc metallopeptidase, translating into MPLYFDSSFIILIPALIISFAAQAKISSTFNKYSKIRSVNGYTGADTARMLLNANGLNDIPVELVQGKLTDHYDPKNRIMRLSEDVYYGVSVAAIGVAAHETGHALQHQKHYAPLEIRNTIVPVVNISSNASWVLFFIGVVFSIPALVKVGIAFFAAVVLFNLVTLPVELDASKRALNLLENKAILYHEEIKGARNVLNAAAMTYVAAALMAISELIRLIIISRDRD; encoded by the coding sequence ATGCCGTTATATTTTGATTCTAGTTTTATAATACTTATACCAGCTCTTATAATATCTTTTGCAGCACAAGCAAAAATAAGTTCTACATTTAATAAGTATTCAAAAATTAGAAGCGTAAATGGTTATACTGGAGCAGATACAGCTCGAATGCTTTTAAACGCAAATGGTCTCAATGATATTCCTGTAGAATTAGTTCAGGGAAAGCTAACGGACCATTATGATCCTAAAAATAGAATTATGAGGCTTTCAGAAGATGTATATTATGGAGTATCCGTTGCAGCTATTGGTGTGGCAGCACACGAAACTGGTCACGCACTTCAGCATCAAAAACATTATGCACCTCTTGAAATTAGAAATACTATAGTACCTGTAGTTAATATAAGTTCTAATGCTTCATGGGTTTTGTTTTTTATAGGAGTAGTATTCAGTATTCCGGCTTTGGTTAAAGTTGGGATAGCTTTTTTTGCCGCAGTAGTACTGTTTAATCTTGTAACGCTTCCAGTTGAATTAGATGCTTCTAAAAGAGCACTTAACCTACTGGAAAATAAAGCTATACTTTATCATGAAGAAATTAAAGGGGCACGTAATGTTTTAAATGCAGCAGCAATGACATACGTAGCTGCAGCTCTTATGGCGATTTCAGAACTCATAAGATTAATAATAATTAGCAGAGATAGAGATTAA